Proteins encoded by one window of Deltaproteobacteria bacterium:
- a CDS encoding lactoylglutathione lyase, which produces MAGEKNVNNITFRIRHTMMLVSDLDRSIDFYTRLLGMDVQRLRPSPDKNERVGYIGYGTEDEFPGLEMIETGGPGHVPEMPKWYGHIAIYVSDLYKLSEKLKAEGVKFTLGPQPNRPGSQDKVAFIQDPDGYLLELTERHSTSGAPVRVS; this is translated from the coding sequence ATGGCTGGAGAAAAAAACGTCAACAACATTACCTTTAGAATTCGCCACACCATGATGTTGGTCAGCGATCTCGACCGCAGCATCGATTTTTACACCCGCTTGTTGGGCATGGATGTCCAACGCTTGCGCCCCTCGCCCGATAAGAACGAACGCGTCGGCTATATCGGCTACGGCACCGAAGACGAATTCCCCGGCCTGGAAATGATCGAAACCGGCGGCCCCGGCCATGTGCCAGAAATGCCCAAGTGGTACGGCCACATTGCTATCTACGTTTCCGATCTCTACAAGTTGAGCGAAAAACTAAAAGCCGAAGGCGTCAAATTCACCCTCGGCCCCCAGCCCAATCGCCCCGGCAGCCAGGATAAAGTGGCCTTCATCCAAGACCCCGACGGATATCTGTTGGAGTTAACCGAGCGCCACTCGACCAGCGGCGCGCCGGTGCGAGTCAGTTGA
- a CDS encoding extracellular solute-binding protein: MMQILFAAMVISLSLSADSHGAETLIDAARKEAKMVFYTSVETEFARSLTAAFEAKYPFIKTDIFRSTHDKVFSRMNVERQTNTYIADVVSVGEFETYHMQKKGFIQPYASPFAASYPDGFKDPNGYWTDLYDNLIATAYNTTRVKRDEIPKRYEDLLHPRWKGRMVLDQNEDRWFANMLHLMGEKKGMEFMQALAKQNVAIRGGRSLVTQLLAAGEFDLQIVAYWYRPQLMKKQGAPVDWVAFEPAIIALHPISMIQKAPHPNAAKLFIDFALSDEGQKIFIQRGRESAKPGLKPDAYPTNLKVVPSRVQLAEKLADYSKQFDAMFVRAR; encoded by the coding sequence ATGATGCAAATTCTTTTCGCAGCGATGGTGATTTCTCTGAGCCTAAGCGCTGACAGCCATGGCGCGGAAACGTTGATAGACGCGGCGCGCAAAGAAGCGAAAATGGTTTTCTACACTTCGGTGGAGACCGAGTTCGCCCGCTCGTTGACGGCGGCGTTCGAAGCCAAGTACCCGTTCATCAAGACCGACATCTTTCGCTCGACCCATGACAAAGTTTTTAGCCGGATGAATGTCGAGAGGCAGACGAACACATACATCGCGGACGTGGTCAGCGTCGGCGAGTTCGAAACCTATCACATGCAGAAAAAAGGCTTCATCCAGCCCTACGCGTCGCCATTCGCGGCGAGTTATCCGGACGGCTTCAAGGATCCCAACGGCTACTGGACCGATCTGTACGACAACTTGATCGCCACGGCGTACAACACCACGCGGGTCAAGCGCGACGAGATTCCCAAGCGCTACGAAGATTTGCTCCACCCGCGCTGGAAGGGGCGCATGGTGCTGGACCAAAACGAAGACCGCTGGTTCGCCAACATGCTCCATCTCATGGGCGAGAAGAAAGGCATGGAGTTCATGCAGGCGCTGGCCAAGCAAAACGTAGCGATCCGCGGCGGCCGCTCGCTGGTGACGCAGCTGCTCGCCGCCGGCGAGTTCGATCTGCAAATCGTCGCTTACTGGTATCGTCCGCAGCTGATGAAAAAGCAGGGCGCGCCGGTGGATTGGGTCGCTTTCGAGCCGGCGATCATCGCGCTCCATCCGATCAGCATGATTCAAAAAGCGCCCCATCCAAACGCGGCGAAGCTGTTCATCGATTTCGCGCTGTCGGACGAGGGGCAAAAGATTTTTATTCAGCGCGGCCGGGAGTCGGCGAAACCAGGATTGAAACCCGACGCCTATCCAACCAATCTCAAAGTCGTTCCGAGTCGTGTGCAGTTGGCGGAAAAACTCGCCGACTATTCAAAACAGTTCGACGCCATGTTCGTGCGCGCGCGCTAG
- a CDS encoding bifunctional metallophosphatase/5'-nucleotidase, giving the protein MGNKSTSIYVDLDDVLCETARRFLVIVEREFGKRISYEQLTDFDIGTACDLRSEERDSLYRIVHEPDELMQMAPIDAAIAALTQWANAGFKIAIVTGRPPASYEPSLAWLAQHRVAYDSFTMVNKYGRFATDNTVAISLDELAARDYCWAVEDSLPMAQYLAGRMNLRVALIDCPWNRSAEDHANVGRFSDWATIAQAMPPQIRR; this is encoded by the coding sequence ATGGGCAATAAATCGACTTCTATTTATGTTGACCTCGACGACGTGCTGTGCGAAACGGCGCGCCGTTTTCTCGTCATTGTCGAGCGCGAGTTCGGTAAACGAATTAGTTACGAGCAGCTGACCGATTTTGATATCGGTACGGCTTGCGATTTGCGGTCGGAGGAGCGGGACTCGCTTTATCGCATCGTGCATGAGCCCGATGAGCTGATGCAGATGGCGCCCATCGATGCGGCGATTGCAGCATTGACGCAGTGGGCCAATGCCGGATTCAAAATCGCCATTGTCACCGGCCGGCCGCCAGCTTCTTACGAACCGTCGTTGGCCTGGCTGGCGCAGCACCGGGTGGCGTACGATTCTTTCACCATGGTGAACAAGTACGGGCGCTTTGCGACGGACAACACGGTGGCGATCAGCCTTGATGAGTTAGCAGCGCGCGACTATTGTTGGGCGGTGGAGGATTCGCTGCCGATGGCGCAATATTTGGCGGGCCGGATGAACTTGCGTGTGGCGTTGATCGATTGTCCCTGGAATCGCTCGGCTGAAGATCATGCCAACGTCGGCCGATTTTCCGATTGGGCAACTATCGCGCAGGCGATGCCGCCGCAGATCCGCCGCTGA
- a CDS encoding DNA-3-methyladenine glycosylase, producing MRTQESVARIQNELRRTNLPLKLSRSFYEQSTVDVAKLLLGKFLVRKHSDGDCIGRIVETEAYIGPQDLACHGSKGRTKRTEVIFGPPGRVYVYLIYGFYNMLNLVTEAKDYPAAVLIRAVEPLTGIEMMKQCRRTDELRNLASGPGKLCQAFAIDRRLNDADACGKELYVEDRGEPAPKMLATPRIGVDYAGKWKDKRLRFIVRDNEFVSKR from the coding sequence ATGAGGACGCAGGAGTCAGTAGCCAGAATTCAGAATGAATTGCGTCGTACCAACCTGCCATTGAAGTTATCACGCTCTTTTTACGAACAGTCGACTGTCGATGTCGCTAAGCTTTTGCTCGGGAAGTTTCTCGTGCGCAAGCACTCAGATGGTGACTGCATCGGGCGCATTGTCGAGACCGAAGCTTACATCGGCCCGCAGGATTTGGCTTGTCACGGCTCGAAAGGCCGAACCAAACGGACAGAAGTGATATTCGGCCCGCCGGGGCGGGTTTACGTTTACTTGATTTATGGCTTTTACAACATGCTCAATCTGGTGACCGAAGCGAAAGACTATCCGGCGGCGGTGTTGATTCGTGCCGTCGAACCATTGACCGGTATCGAGATGATGAAGCAGTGCCGACGCACCGATGAGCTACGCAATCTCGCCAGCGGTCCGGGAAAATTATGCCAGGCCTTCGCCATCGACCGAAGGCTAAACGACGCCGACGCCTGCGGCAAGGAACTGTATGTCGAAGATCGCGGCGAGCCGGCGCCGAAGATGCTCGCGACGCCGCGCATCGGCGTCGACTACGCGGGTAAGTGGAAGGACAAGCGGTTGCGGTTTATCGTGCGCGATAATGAGTTCGTCTCTAAGCGCTAA
- a CDS encoding GFA family protein translates to MLTGSCLCGGVKYEIDGALGTVTNCHCSLCRKMSGSAFASGSTIPAASFRFVAGEELLKEWQSSPGYQRVFCGRCGSPLLKRKAKDPDQLRLRVGTLDSDPGIKMSKHTHVSSKAPWVEIDDGLPQVG, encoded by the coding sequence ATGCTCACAGGTTCATGTCTCTGCGGCGGTGTGAAGTACGAAATCGACGGCGCGCTCGGCACGGTGACCAATTGTCACTGTAGTCTTTGCCGCAAGATGTCGGGATCGGCATTCGCCAGCGGGTCGACGATTCCAGCAGCTTCGTTTCGCTTCGTCGCCGGAGAGGAGTTGCTCAAAGAGTGGCAATCATCGCCGGGTTATCAGCGGGTGTTTTGCGGCCGCTGCGGCTCGCCGTTGTTGAAGCGCAAAGCGAAAGACCCGGATCAACTACGCCTGCGCGTCGGGACGCTCGATAGCGATCCGGGGATTAAAATGTCGAAGCATACTCATGTCAGCTCGAAGGCGCCTTGGGTGGAGATCGATGACGGGTTGCCACAGGTGGGATGA